CGCCGAATGTAGCCTGGGTGAGAAAGCGCGCGGCCTCCGCATCCGTGTGAGGGCCTGACGCTATGGATTCGAAACCCTGGCGCAGCAACCCGTCCGGACGATGATCCGTGCTCTGGGCAAACGCCGGTTGTGCCGCGGCGGCGAGAATGCCAGCGTGCAGGCATGCTCCGGAAAGACGCTTCAGCGTGCGCCATGCAACAGTGAACACCATGATTGCCCCCGACTCGAAAGTGCGCAAAGCCTAGTGAGCCATTCTGGCAAGAAGGGTGAAGCGCGCCACGATTTTCGGGCGCGTGACGCGGCATTTGAACGGCTTGGGGGAAGTGGTCCACACCAAAGCGCCGCAAAGCCTGTTAATGATCCTTGTATGCGTGTTTTGGGGGCCATTTAGAGTCTGGCCGCGGCATTCGGGCGCGCAAAGTGGTCCAGCGGGTGTTCCGGCAGGGCGGCAATATGATCCTTGCCCGAAAATGGGGGAGGTGCTGGGGCCCGTCGGGTACGGCGCGTCCAAGTCCACGCACCACGGTGGTGTAATAGAAGAGAAGTGTATTAGTGCGTGACGGGAGCGTCTTCTACGGAACCGATGCGGCGTTCAGCTCGTCACGGCGCGCGCGAAACTCATCAATGAGCAGCCGCAGCGGTGGAGACAGGCGGCGGTCGGTGTAGACCAGGCTGAGCGGAACCGTTTCGCCCGCCCAGTCGGGCAGGATCCGCTGCAGCCGGCCGGCGCCGATGTCAGCCGCGACGTCCGCCCAGATGCGATAGATCACGCCGTGGCCTTCGATGGCCCAGCGGCGCACCATTTCCGCGTCGTTGAAGATCCAGCGCGGATCCACCTCCACGTCCACCGATTCGCCGTCCTGTTCGAATCGCCAGCGATCCGCGGGTCGCTGATGGACCATGTAGCAAATGGCCGCATGGTCGCGCAGTGCGTGTGGATTGGGCGGAGTGCCATGGCGCAGCAGGTAAGCGGGTGCGGCGCAGGCCACGCGTGTCAGTGTCGCCAGCGGCAACGCGATCAAACTGGAATCGCTGAGCTTTCCGTAGCGCAGGGCCACGTCGACCGGCGAGGAGAAGAAGTCGGCCACCGCGTCGTCGAAGGTCACCTGGAAGCGCAATCGGGGATGGCGTTCGGAAAATGGCAACAGCCAGCTCATCAGGCGGTTGCGGCCCAGGTCAGCGGGTGCACTGATCCGCAACGTACCCTCGACCTGCGTGCTGTCCGCTGCCAGCGCCAGGCGCCCTTCGCCCAGGGCCTGCAGCGCCGCACGGGCATGTGGCAGGTAGTCCTCACCTTGCTGGGTCAACCGCAGCTGCCGGGTGCTGCGCAAAATGAGCTGGGTGCCCAGGGATGCTTCGAGTCGCTTGAGCGCTGCGCTGGCTGCTGCCGGCGTGATGCCGAGCGCGCGCGCGGCGCCGGCAAGACGGCCGCTGTCGGCGCTGGCGACGAACACGCGGATGTCGCTGAGAGTC
This genomic stretch from Tahibacter amnicola harbors:
- a CDS encoding LysR family transcriptional regulator; its protein translation is MNETLSDIRVFVASADSGRLAGAARALGITPAAASAALKRLEASLGTQLILRSTRQLRLTQQGEDYLPHARAALQALGEGRLALAADSTQVEGTLRISAPADLGRNRLMSWLLPFSERHPRLRFQVTFDDAVADFFSSPVDVALRYGKLSDSSLIALPLATLTRVACAAPAYLLRHGTPPNPHALRDHAAICYMVHQRPADRWRFEQDGESVDVEVDPRWIFNDAEMVRRWAIEGHGVIYRIWADVAADIGAGRLQRILPDWAGETVPLSLVYTDRRLSPPLRLLIDEFRARRDELNAASVP